In Tenrec ecaudatus isolate mTenEca1 chromosome 4, mTenEca1.hap1, whole genome shotgun sequence, a single window of DNA contains:
- the LOC142446904 gene encoding olfactory receptor 52M1-like encodes MFTFYNACLAPTSFWLTGIPGLESLHIWLSIPFGSMYLVAVVGNVIILAVVRTERSLHQPMYFFLCMLAIIDLVLSTSTMPKLLAIFWFGASNIGLNACLAQMFFIHCFATVESGIFLAMAFDRYVAICDPLRHTSVLTHEVVAYLGLAALLRGVLYIGPLPLLIHLRLPLYRTQIIAHSYCEHMAVVTLACGDTTVNNLYGMGIGFLVLILDSLAITASYVMIFRAVMGLATPEARLKTLGTCGSHICAILVFYIPIAVSSLTHRFGHRVPPHIHILLANFYLLIPPILNPVVYAVRTKQIRERLLYILKAGARPR; translated from the coding sequence atgtttaccttTTATAATGCCTGCTTGGCACCGACCTCTTTCTGGCTAACTGGCATCCCAGGGCTGGAGTCCCTGCACATCTGGCTTTCCATCCCCTTTGGCTCCATGTATCTGGTGGCTGTGGTGGGGAATGTGATCATCCTGGCAGTAGTGAGAACGGAACGCAGTTTGCATCAACCCATGTATTTCTTTCTGTGCATGTTGGCTATCATTGACTTGGTCCTGTCAACTTCTACAATGCCCAAACTGCTGGCTATCTTCTGGTTCGGTGCCTCCAACATTGGCCTGAATGCTTGCTTGGCCCAGATGTTTTTCATCCACTGCTTTGCTACTGTTGAGTCAGGGATCTTCCTTGCCATGGCTTTTGATCGCTACGTGGCTATCTGTGACCCACTACGCCACACCTCAGTGCTCACCCATGAAGTAGTAGCCTATTTGGGACTGGCTGCCCTCCTCCGGGGAGTACTTTACATTGGACCACTGCCTCTGTTGATCCACCTGAGGTTGCCCCTTTATAGGACCCAAATAATCGCCCATTCCtactgtgagcacatggctgtggTCACCTTGGCATGTGGTGACACAACAGTTAACAACTTGTATGGAATGGGAATTGGCTTCCTGGTATTGATCCTGGATTCATTAGCCATCACTGCCTCTTATGTGATGATTTTCAGGGCTGTGATGGGTCTGGCAACACCTGAGGCAAGACTCAAGACCCTGGGAACATGTGGTTCTCACATCTGCGCCATCCTTGTCTTCTATATCCCTATTGCTGTTTCTTCTCTCACCCACCGCTTTGGCCATCGTGTACCTCCCCATATCCACATCCTTTTGGCCAACTTTTATCTCCTCATCCCACCGATCCTCAATCCAGTTGTATATGCTGTCCGTACCAAGCAGATCAGAGAACGACTCCTATATATTCTTAAGGCAGGAGCTCGACCCAGGTGA
- the LOC142446905 gene encoding olfactory receptor 52K1-like: MTVSNRTSTHPAAFLLMGIPGLEHLHIWISIPFCSAYSLALLGNCTLLFIIRSDTALHEPMYIFLAMLATIDLVLSNSTLPKMLAIFWFRDREISFYGCLVQMFFLHSFSIMESAVLLAMAFDRYVAICRPLHYTTVLTGTLITRIGMAAVARAVALMTPLPFLLRRFHYCRGPAIAHCYCEHMAVVRLACGDTRFNNIYGIAVAMFIVVLDLLFVILSYIFILRAVLQLASQEARYKAFGTCVSHIGAILAFYTPVVISSVMHRVARWAAPHVHILLANFYLLFPPMVNPIIYGVKTKQIRERIIGLFLRKDL, translated from the coding sequence ATGACTGTCTCCAATAGGACCTCAACTCATCCAGCTGCCTTTTTGTTAATGGGAATCCCTGGCCTGGAGCATCTGCACATTTGGATCTCCATCCCTTTCTGTTCAGCCTATTCACTGGCTCTGCTGGGCAACTGCACACTCCTTTTCATCATTCGCTCTGATACCGCCCTCCATGAGCCCATGTACATCTTCCTGGCCATGCTCGCAACCATTGACCTGGTCCTCTCCAATTCAACACTGCCTAAAATGCTTGCCATATTCTGGTTCAGGGACAGAGAGATCAGCTTCTATGGCTGCCTGGTGCAGATGTTCTTTCTGCACTCCTTCTCCATCATGGAGTCAGCTGTGCTGTTGGCCATGGCCTTTgatcgctatgtggccatctgtagACCACTTCACTACACCACAGTGCTGACCGGGACCCTGATCACCAGGATTGGCATGGCTGCTGTTGCCCGAGCTGTGGCATTGAtgactcccctccccttcctgctccGACGCTTCCACTATTGCCGAGGCCCAGCCATAGCTCATTGCtactgtgagcacatggctgtcgTGAGGCTGGCCTGTGGGGACACACGCTTCAACAATATCTATGGCATAGCCGTGGCTATGTTTATTGTGGTGTTGGATCTGCTGTTTGTCATCCTGTCGTATATCTTTATCCTTCGGGCAGTTCTGCAGCTTGCCTCTCAGGAGGCCCGCTACAAGGCATTTGGGACCTGTGTCTCTCACATAGGTGCCATTCTAGCCTTCTACACACCTGTGGTCATCTCTTCAGTCATGCACCGAGTGGCTCGCTGGGCTGCCCCCCATGTCCACATTCTTCTTGCCAATTTCTATCTGCTTTTCCCACCCATGGTTAACCCCATCATCTACGGTGTCAAGACTAAGCAGATTCGTGAGCGAATCATAGGACTATTCCTGAGAAAAGATCTGTAA